From a region of the Rhipicephalus microplus isolate Deutch F79 chromosome X, USDA_Rmic, whole genome shotgun sequence genome:
- the raw gene encoding NDT-like domain-containing protein raw isoform X1 encodes MDSLATKHASKSQPSGIYDAQMMFSIKLLHFVRFLGVLLVSALRTAKKSFCTMTAIPVGLFSSALFSTHAAAPPFYLCAFCKLICHGSGLRAEFCKYLCKVHEMWQCSHTHNNTFTVGSLCFFASEMKYAHDRRLPRSQPLSKSAKDVRKLLMKRRSESVESSYDVFLGGSCNPTTWRKDVAIPKLKSYGISYYNPQVTQWIPELIELENQAKENAKVMMFVIDNQTRSVASMIESAHIAGTRRKLILILTEQSPPGSLVLGEPISEKEYRDLQQGRNYLRDLVEMHGIPVFHSMPEALEVTNRCLKEDLWPQDIRGCQDLVQVPHLALGDKYLKVQEAFKSFSSDDGKVRIRDVKMAFKVLTARDLPQECLETLRSTQQPTVAGMIVEGDMEDIPITFDQFCLILSEFKHQTKNGTWLTEFLTSIQRLFSQVYDRIVPRSALSGGAADAPLPPYWSHVYLGGSVKDCSWRDDIAIPLLKKHGLTHSIPFRSPWNARLSPLEMHIINSAQVLLFVITKTARCVAEMLVAVHYVGQGCNVVLCIQYLESDVVIDGERLSELAVKDYNRGRMYLSDLATRAGVPVFSDISEAVLCAAERC; translated from the exons TTCTTGGGCGTTCTCCTCGTGAGTGCTTTAAGAACAGCAAAGAAAAGTTTTTGCACCATGACAGCTATTCCGGTTGGATTATTCTCTAG cGCTCTGTTTAGTACCCATGCAGCAGCTCCTCCTTTTTATTTATGTGCTTTTTGTAAGTTAATTTGCCATGGAAGTGGACTGAGAGCGGAGTTCTGTAAATATCTGTGCAAAG TTCATGAAATGTGGCAATGTTCTCACACCCATAATAACACTTTTACTGTGGGAAGCCTCTGTTTCTTTGCTTCGGAAATGAAATATGCGCATGACCGACG GTTACCGAGATCCcagcctctctcaaagtctgcaaAGGATGTACGTAAACTTCTCATGAAAAGGAGGTCAGAATCTG TGGAGAGCTCATATGATG TTTTCCTTGGGGGTTCTTGCAATCCCACCACATGGAGGAAAGATGTTGCTATCCCAAAGCTCAAGTCATATGGCATCTCCTACTACAATCCA CAGGTGACTCAGTGGATACCTGAACTGATCGAACTTGAAAACCAGGCAAAAGAG AATGCTAAAGTCATGATGTTTGTTATTGACAACCAGACGAGATCAGTTGCTTCTATGATAGAGTCTGCTCATATAGCTG GTACCAGGCGCAAACTGATCCTTATCCTCACCGAGCAGTCCCCACCAGGCAGCCTAGTGCTCGGTGAGCCTATATCGGAGAAAGAGTACCGGGACCTACAGCAAGGCCGCAACTACTTGCGGGACTTAGTCGAGATGCATGGCATACCCGTCTTCCATAGTATGCCCGAGGCCCTGGAAGTGACCAATCGCTGCCTCAAGGAAGATCTCTGGCCTCAGGATATCCGAGGTTGCCAGGACCTTGTCCAAGTGCCGCACCTTGCCCTTGGTGACAAGTACCT GAAAGTTCAAGAAGCATTTAAAAGCTTCTCTTCAGATGATGGGAAAGTTCGCATAAGAGAT GTCAAAATGGCATTCAAGGTGCTGACAGCGAGAGACCTCCCACAAGAATGTTTGGAGACACTCAGAAGCACACAGCAGCCCACTGTGGCTGGTATGATAGTTGAAGGGGATATGGAGGACATTCCCATCACATTTGATCAGTTCTGCCTCATCCTGTCAGAGTTCAAGCATCAG acCAAAAATGGCACCTGGCTTACAGAGTTCCTAACTTCCAtccagcgtctcttcagtcaAGTATATG ACCGCATTGTTCCAAGGTCAGCCCTATCTGGTGGAGCAGCAGATGCCCCGTTACCACCCTACTGGAGTCATGTTTACCTTGGAGGCTCCGTGAAAGACTGTAGTTGGAGAGATGATATTGCCATTCCCCTTCTCAA GAAACATGGACTGACACATTCCATCCCATTCCGTTCCCCGTGGAATGCCCGCCTGAGCCCCCTTGAGATGCACATCATAAACAGCGCTCAAGTATTGCTCTTCGTCATCACAAAAACGGCACGTTGTGTAGCCGAAATGCTTGTG GCGGTGCACTACGTTGGCCAAGGCTGCAATGTCGTTCTTTGTATTCAGTACCTGGAAAGTGATGTGGTCATTGATGGAGAAAGG CTCTCCGAACTGGCAGTTAAAGACTACAACCGTGGACGGATGTACCTCTCAGACTTGGCGACCAGAGCTGGAGTTCCTGTGTTCAGTGACATAAGTGAGGCAGTGCTGTGTGCTGCAGAAAGGTGCTGA
- the raw gene encoding NDT-like domain-containing protein raw isoform X5, producing the protein MTAIPVGLFSSKALEAWSKFSGKAGSLTQQDLFPLFHTLEIYPTESQVHEMWQCSHTHNNTFTVGSLCFFASEMKYAHDRRLPRSQPLSKSAKDVRKLLMKRRSESVESSYDVFLGGSCNPTTWRKDVAIPKLKSYGISYYNPQVTQWIPELIELENQAKENAKVMMFVIDNQTRSVASMIESAHIAGTRRKLILILTEQSPPGSLVLGEPISEKEYRDLQQGRNYLRDLVEMHGIPVFHSMPEALEVTNRCLKEDLWPQDIRGCQDLVQVPHLALGDKYLKVQEAFKSFSSDDGKVRIRDVKMAFKVLTARDLPQECLETLRSTQQPTVAGMIVEGDMEDIPITFDQFCLILSEFKHQTKNGTWLTEFLTSIQRLFSQVYDRIVPRSALSGGAADAPLPPYWSHVYLGGSVKDCSWRDDIAIPLLKKHGLTHSIPFRSPWNARLSPLEMHIINSAQVLLFVITKTARCVAEMLVAVHYVGQGCNVVLCIQYLESDVVIDGERLSELAVKDYNRGRMYLSDLATRAGVPVFSDISEAVLCAAERC; encoded by the exons ATGACAGCTATTCCGGTTGGATTATTCTCTAG CAAGGCTCTAGAGGCATGGAGCAAGTTTAGTGGGAAAGCTGGGAGCCTAACTCAACAAGATCTCTTCCCATTGTTTCACACATTGGAGATCTACCCAACTGAATCACAAG TTCATGAAATGTGGCAATGTTCTCACACCCATAATAACACTTTTACTGTGGGAAGCCTCTGTTTCTTTGCTTCGGAAATGAAATATGCGCATGACCGACG GTTACCGAGATCCcagcctctctcaaagtctgcaaAGGATGTACGTAAACTTCTCATGAAAAGGAGGTCAGAATCTG TGGAGAGCTCATATGATG TTTTCCTTGGGGGTTCTTGCAATCCCACCACATGGAGGAAAGATGTTGCTATCCCAAAGCTCAAGTCATATGGCATCTCCTACTACAATCCA CAGGTGACTCAGTGGATACCTGAACTGATCGAACTTGAAAACCAGGCAAAAGAG AATGCTAAAGTCATGATGTTTGTTATTGACAACCAGACGAGATCAGTTGCTTCTATGATAGAGTCTGCTCATATAGCTG GTACCAGGCGCAAACTGATCCTTATCCTCACCGAGCAGTCCCCACCAGGCAGCCTAGTGCTCGGTGAGCCTATATCGGAGAAAGAGTACCGGGACCTACAGCAAGGCCGCAACTACTTGCGGGACTTAGTCGAGATGCATGGCATACCCGTCTTCCATAGTATGCCCGAGGCCCTGGAAGTGACCAATCGCTGCCTCAAGGAAGATCTCTGGCCTCAGGATATCCGAGGTTGCCAGGACCTTGTCCAAGTGCCGCACCTTGCCCTTGGTGACAAGTACCT GAAAGTTCAAGAAGCATTTAAAAGCTTCTCTTCAGATGATGGGAAAGTTCGCATAAGAGAT GTCAAAATGGCATTCAAGGTGCTGACAGCGAGAGACCTCCCACAAGAATGTTTGGAGACACTCAGAAGCACACAGCAGCCCACTGTGGCTGGTATGATAGTTGAAGGGGATATGGAGGACATTCCCATCACATTTGATCAGTTCTGCCTCATCCTGTCAGAGTTCAAGCATCAG acCAAAAATGGCACCTGGCTTACAGAGTTCCTAACTTCCAtccagcgtctcttcagtcaAGTATATG ACCGCATTGTTCCAAGGTCAGCCCTATCTGGTGGAGCAGCAGATGCCCCGTTACCACCCTACTGGAGTCATGTTTACCTTGGAGGCTCCGTGAAAGACTGTAGTTGGAGAGATGATATTGCCATTCCCCTTCTCAA GAAACATGGACTGACACATTCCATCCCATTCCGTTCCCCGTGGAATGCCCGCCTGAGCCCCCTTGAGATGCACATCATAAACAGCGCTCAAGTATTGCTCTTCGTCATCACAAAAACGGCACGTTGTGTAGCCGAAATGCTTGTG GCGGTGCACTACGTTGGCCAAGGCTGCAATGTCGTTCTTTGTATTCAGTACCTGGAAAGTGATGTGGTCATTGATGGAGAAAGG CTCTCCGAACTGGCAGTTAAAGACTACAACCGTGGACGGATGTACCTCTCAGACTTGGCGACCAGAGCTGGAGTTCCTGTGTTCAGTGACATAAGTGAGGCAGTGCTGTGTGCTGCAGAAAGGTGCTGA
- the raw gene encoding NDT-like domain-containing protein raw isoform X4: protein MTAIPVGLFSSALFSTHAAAPPFYLCAFCKLICHGSGLRAEFCKYLCKVHEMWQCSHTHNNTFTVGSLCFFASEMKYAHDRRLPRSQPLSKSAKDVRKLLMKRRSESVESSYDVFLGGSCNPTTWRKDVAIPKLKSYGISYYNPQVTQWIPELIELENQAKENAKVMMFVIDNQTRSVASMIESAHIAGTRRKLILILTEQSPPGSLVLGEPISEKEYRDLQQGRNYLRDLVEMHGIPVFHSMPEALEVTNRCLKEDLWPQDIRGCQDLVQVPHLALGDKYLKVQEAFKSFSSDDGKVRIRDVKMAFKVLTARDLPQECLETLRSTQQPTVAGMIVEGDMEDIPITFDQFCLILSEFKHQTKNGTWLTEFLTSIQRLFSQVYDRIVPRSALSGGAADAPLPPYWSHVYLGGSVKDCSWRDDIAIPLLKKHGLTHSIPFRSPWNARLSPLEMHIINSAQVLLFVITKTARCVAEMLVAVHYVGQGCNVVLCIQYLESDVVIDGERLSELAVKDYNRGRMYLSDLATRAGVPVFSDISEAVLCAAERC from the exons ATGACAGCTATTCCGGTTGGATTATTCTCTAG cGCTCTGTTTAGTACCCATGCAGCAGCTCCTCCTTTTTATTTATGTGCTTTTTGTAAGTTAATTTGCCATGGAAGTGGACTGAGAGCGGAGTTCTGTAAATATCTGTGCAAAG TTCATGAAATGTGGCAATGTTCTCACACCCATAATAACACTTTTACTGTGGGAAGCCTCTGTTTCTTTGCTTCGGAAATGAAATATGCGCATGACCGACG GTTACCGAGATCCcagcctctctcaaagtctgcaaAGGATGTACGTAAACTTCTCATGAAAAGGAGGTCAGAATCTG TGGAGAGCTCATATGATG TTTTCCTTGGGGGTTCTTGCAATCCCACCACATGGAGGAAAGATGTTGCTATCCCAAAGCTCAAGTCATATGGCATCTCCTACTACAATCCA CAGGTGACTCAGTGGATACCTGAACTGATCGAACTTGAAAACCAGGCAAAAGAG AATGCTAAAGTCATGATGTTTGTTATTGACAACCAGACGAGATCAGTTGCTTCTATGATAGAGTCTGCTCATATAGCTG GTACCAGGCGCAAACTGATCCTTATCCTCACCGAGCAGTCCCCACCAGGCAGCCTAGTGCTCGGTGAGCCTATATCGGAGAAAGAGTACCGGGACCTACAGCAAGGCCGCAACTACTTGCGGGACTTAGTCGAGATGCATGGCATACCCGTCTTCCATAGTATGCCCGAGGCCCTGGAAGTGACCAATCGCTGCCTCAAGGAAGATCTCTGGCCTCAGGATATCCGAGGTTGCCAGGACCTTGTCCAAGTGCCGCACCTTGCCCTTGGTGACAAGTACCT GAAAGTTCAAGAAGCATTTAAAAGCTTCTCTTCAGATGATGGGAAAGTTCGCATAAGAGAT GTCAAAATGGCATTCAAGGTGCTGACAGCGAGAGACCTCCCACAAGAATGTTTGGAGACACTCAGAAGCACACAGCAGCCCACTGTGGCTGGTATGATAGTTGAAGGGGATATGGAGGACATTCCCATCACATTTGATCAGTTCTGCCTCATCCTGTCAGAGTTCAAGCATCAG acCAAAAATGGCACCTGGCTTACAGAGTTCCTAACTTCCAtccagcgtctcttcagtcaAGTATATG ACCGCATTGTTCCAAGGTCAGCCCTATCTGGTGGAGCAGCAGATGCCCCGTTACCACCCTACTGGAGTCATGTTTACCTTGGAGGCTCCGTGAAAGACTGTAGTTGGAGAGATGATATTGCCATTCCCCTTCTCAA GAAACATGGACTGACACATTCCATCCCATTCCGTTCCCCGTGGAATGCCCGCCTGAGCCCCCTTGAGATGCACATCATAAACAGCGCTCAAGTATTGCTCTTCGTCATCACAAAAACGGCACGTTGTGTAGCCGAAATGCTTGTG GCGGTGCACTACGTTGGCCAAGGCTGCAATGTCGTTCTTTGTATTCAGTACCTGGAAAGTGATGTGGTCATTGATGGAGAAAGG CTCTCCGAACTGGCAGTTAAAGACTACAACCGTGGACGGATGTACCTCTCAGACTTGGCGACCAGAGCTGGAGTTCCTGTGTTCAGTGACATAAGTGAGGCAGTGCTGTGTGCTGCAGAAAGGTGCTGA
- the raw gene encoding NDT-like domain-containing protein raw isoform X3 — translation MDSLATKHASKSQPSGIYDAQMMFSIKLLHFVRFLGVLLVSALRTAKKSFCTMTAIPVGLFSSALFSTHAAAPPFYLCAFCKLICHGSGLRAEFCKYLCKVHEMWQCSHTHNNTFTVGSLCFFASEMKYAHDRRLPRSQPLSKSAKDVRKLLMKRRSESVESSYDVFLGGSCNPTTWRKDVAIPKLKSYGISYYNPVTQWIPELIELENQAKENAKVMMFVIDNQTRSVASMIESAHIAGTRRKLILILTEQSPPGSLVLGEPISEKEYRDLQQGRNYLRDLVEMHGIPVFHSMPEALEVTNRCLKEDLWPQDIRGCQDLVQVPHLALGDKYLKVQEAFKSFSSDDGKVRIRDVKMAFKVLTARDLPQECLETLRSTQQPTVAGMIVEGDMEDIPITFDQFCLILSEFKHQTKNGTWLTEFLTSIQRLFSQVYDRIVPRSALSGGAADAPLPPYWSHVYLGGSVKDCSWRDDIAIPLLKKHGLTHSIPFRSPWNARLSPLEMHIINSAQVLLFVITKTARCVAEMLVAVHYVGQGCNVVLCIQYLESDVVIDGERLSELAVKDYNRGRMYLSDLATRAGVPVFSDISEAVLCAAERC, via the exons TTCTTGGGCGTTCTCCTCGTGAGTGCTTTAAGAACAGCAAAGAAAAGTTTTTGCACCATGACAGCTATTCCGGTTGGATTATTCTCTAG cGCTCTGTTTAGTACCCATGCAGCAGCTCCTCCTTTTTATTTATGTGCTTTTTGTAAGTTAATTTGCCATGGAAGTGGACTGAGAGCGGAGTTCTGTAAATATCTGTGCAAAG TTCATGAAATGTGGCAATGTTCTCACACCCATAATAACACTTTTACTGTGGGAAGCCTCTGTTTCTTTGCTTCGGAAATGAAATATGCGCATGACCGACG GTTACCGAGATCCcagcctctctcaaagtctgcaaAGGATGTACGTAAACTTCTCATGAAAAGGAGGTCAGAATCTG TGGAGAGCTCATATGATG TTTTCCTTGGGGGTTCTTGCAATCCCACCACATGGAGGAAAGATGTTGCTATCCCAAAGCTCAAGTCATATGGCATCTCCTACTACAATCCA GTGACTCAGTGGATACCTGAACTGATCGAACTTGAAAACCAGGCAAAAGAG AATGCTAAAGTCATGATGTTTGTTATTGACAACCAGACGAGATCAGTTGCTTCTATGATAGAGTCTGCTCATATAGCTG GTACCAGGCGCAAACTGATCCTTATCCTCACCGAGCAGTCCCCACCAGGCAGCCTAGTGCTCGGTGAGCCTATATCGGAGAAAGAGTACCGGGACCTACAGCAAGGCCGCAACTACTTGCGGGACTTAGTCGAGATGCATGGCATACCCGTCTTCCATAGTATGCCCGAGGCCCTGGAAGTGACCAATCGCTGCCTCAAGGAAGATCTCTGGCCTCAGGATATCCGAGGTTGCCAGGACCTTGTCCAAGTGCCGCACCTTGCCCTTGGTGACAAGTACCT GAAAGTTCAAGAAGCATTTAAAAGCTTCTCTTCAGATGATGGGAAAGTTCGCATAAGAGAT GTCAAAATGGCATTCAAGGTGCTGACAGCGAGAGACCTCCCACAAGAATGTTTGGAGACACTCAGAAGCACACAGCAGCCCACTGTGGCTGGTATGATAGTTGAAGGGGATATGGAGGACATTCCCATCACATTTGATCAGTTCTGCCTCATCCTGTCAGAGTTCAAGCATCAG acCAAAAATGGCACCTGGCTTACAGAGTTCCTAACTTCCAtccagcgtctcttcagtcaAGTATATG ACCGCATTGTTCCAAGGTCAGCCCTATCTGGTGGAGCAGCAGATGCCCCGTTACCACCCTACTGGAGTCATGTTTACCTTGGAGGCTCCGTGAAAGACTGTAGTTGGAGAGATGATATTGCCATTCCCCTTCTCAA GAAACATGGACTGACACATTCCATCCCATTCCGTTCCCCGTGGAATGCCCGCCTGAGCCCCCTTGAGATGCACATCATAAACAGCGCTCAAGTATTGCTCTTCGTCATCACAAAAACGGCACGTTGTGTAGCCGAAATGCTTGTG GCGGTGCACTACGTTGGCCAAGGCTGCAATGTCGTTCTTTGTATTCAGTACCTGGAAAGTGATGTGGTCATTGATGGAGAAAGG CTCTCCGAACTGGCAGTTAAAGACTACAACCGTGGACGGATGTACCTCTCAGACTTGGCGACCAGAGCTGGAGTTCCTGTGTTCAGTGACATAAGTGAGGCAGTGCTGTGTGCTGCAGAAAGGTGCTGA
- the raw gene encoding NDT-like domain-containing protein raw isoform X7 — protein MKRRSESVESSYDVFLGGSCNPTTWRKDVAIPKLKSYGISYYNPQVTQWIPELIELENQAKENAKVMMFVIDNQTRSVASMIESAHIAGTRRKLILILTEQSPPGSLVLGEPISEKEYRDLQQGRNYLRDLVEMHGIPVFHSMPEALEVTNRCLKEDLWPQDIRGCQDLVQVPHLALGDKYLKVQEAFKSFSSDDGKVRIRDVKMAFKVLTARDLPQECLETLRSTQQPTVAGMIVEGDMEDIPITFDQFCLILSEFKHQTKNGTWLTEFLTSIQRLFSQVYDRIVPRSALSGGAADAPLPPYWSHVYLGGSVKDCSWRDDIAIPLLKKHGLTHSIPFRSPWNARLSPLEMHIINSAQVLLFVITKTARCVAEMLVAVHYVGQGCNVVLCIQYLESDVVIDGERLSELAVKDYNRGRMYLSDLATRAGVPVFSDISEAVLCAAERC, from the exons ATGAAAAGGAGGTCAGAATCTG TGGAGAGCTCATATGATG TTTTCCTTGGGGGTTCTTGCAATCCCACCACATGGAGGAAAGATGTTGCTATCCCAAAGCTCAAGTCATATGGCATCTCCTACTACAATCCA CAGGTGACTCAGTGGATACCTGAACTGATCGAACTTGAAAACCAGGCAAAAGAG AATGCTAAAGTCATGATGTTTGTTATTGACAACCAGACGAGATCAGTTGCTTCTATGATAGAGTCTGCTCATATAGCTG GTACCAGGCGCAAACTGATCCTTATCCTCACCGAGCAGTCCCCACCAGGCAGCCTAGTGCTCGGTGAGCCTATATCGGAGAAAGAGTACCGGGACCTACAGCAAGGCCGCAACTACTTGCGGGACTTAGTCGAGATGCATGGCATACCCGTCTTCCATAGTATGCCCGAGGCCCTGGAAGTGACCAATCGCTGCCTCAAGGAAGATCTCTGGCCTCAGGATATCCGAGGTTGCCAGGACCTTGTCCAAGTGCCGCACCTTGCCCTTGGTGACAAGTACCT GAAAGTTCAAGAAGCATTTAAAAGCTTCTCTTCAGATGATGGGAAAGTTCGCATAAGAGAT GTCAAAATGGCATTCAAGGTGCTGACAGCGAGAGACCTCCCACAAGAATGTTTGGAGACACTCAGAAGCACACAGCAGCCCACTGTGGCTGGTATGATAGTTGAAGGGGATATGGAGGACATTCCCATCACATTTGATCAGTTCTGCCTCATCCTGTCAGAGTTCAAGCATCAG acCAAAAATGGCACCTGGCTTACAGAGTTCCTAACTTCCAtccagcgtctcttcagtcaAGTATATG ACCGCATTGTTCCAAGGTCAGCCCTATCTGGTGGAGCAGCAGATGCCCCGTTACCACCCTACTGGAGTCATGTTTACCTTGGAGGCTCCGTGAAAGACTGTAGTTGGAGAGATGATATTGCCATTCCCCTTCTCAA GAAACATGGACTGACACATTCCATCCCATTCCGTTCCCCGTGGAATGCCCGCCTGAGCCCCCTTGAGATGCACATCATAAACAGCGCTCAAGTATTGCTCTTCGTCATCACAAAAACGGCACGTTGTGTAGCCGAAATGCTTGTG GCGGTGCACTACGTTGGCCAAGGCTGCAATGTCGTTCTTTGTATTCAGTACCTGGAAAGTGATGTGGTCATTGATGGAGAAAGG CTCTCCGAACTGGCAGTTAAAGACTACAACCGTGGACGGATGTACCTCTCAGACTTGGCGACCAGAGCTGGAGTTCCTGTGTTCAGTGACATAAGTGAGGCAGTGCTGTGTGCTGCAGAAAGGTGCTGA
- the raw gene encoding NDT-like domain-containing protein raw isoform X2 — MDSLATKHASKSQPSGIYDAQMMFSIKLLHFVRFLGVLLVSALRTAKKSFCTMTAIPVGLFSSKALEAWSKFSGKAGSLTQQDLFPLFHTLEIYPTESQVHEMWQCSHTHNNTFTVGSLCFFASEMKYAHDRRLPRSQPLSKSAKDVRKLLMKRRSESVESSYDVFLGGSCNPTTWRKDVAIPKLKSYGISYYNPQVTQWIPELIELENQAKENAKVMMFVIDNQTRSVASMIESAHIAGTRRKLILILTEQSPPGSLVLGEPISEKEYRDLQQGRNYLRDLVEMHGIPVFHSMPEALEVTNRCLKEDLWPQDIRGCQDLVQVPHLALGDKYLKVQEAFKSFSSDDGKVRIRDVKMAFKVLTARDLPQECLETLRSTQQPTVAGMIVEGDMEDIPITFDQFCLILSEFKHQTKNGTWLTEFLTSIQRLFSQVYDRIVPRSALSGGAADAPLPPYWSHVYLGGSVKDCSWRDDIAIPLLKKHGLTHSIPFRSPWNARLSPLEMHIINSAQVLLFVITKTARCVAEMLVAVHYVGQGCNVVLCIQYLESDVVIDGERLSELAVKDYNRGRMYLSDLATRAGVPVFSDISEAVLCAAERC, encoded by the exons TTCTTGGGCGTTCTCCTCGTGAGTGCTTTAAGAACAGCAAAGAAAAGTTTTTGCACCATGACAGCTATTCCGGTTGGATTATTCTCTAG CAAGGCTCTAGAGGCATGGAGCAAGTTTAGTGGGAAAGCTGGGAGCCTAACTCAACAAGATCTCTTCCCATTGTTTCACACATTGGAGATCTACCCAACTGAATCACAAG TTCATGAAATGTGGCAATGTTCTCACACCCATAATAACACTTTTACTGTGGGAAGCCTCTGTTTCTTTGCTTCGGAAATGAAATATGCGCATGACCGACG GTTACCGAGATCCcagcctctctcaaagtctgcaaAGGATGTACGTAAACTTCTCATGAAAAGGAGGTCAGAATCTG TGGAGAGCTCATATGATG TTTTCCTTGGGGGTTCTTGCAATCCCACCACATGGAGGAAAGATGTTGCTATCCCAAAGCTCAAGTCATATGGCATCTCCTACTACAATCCA CAGGTGACTCAGTGGATACCTGAACTGATCGAACTTGAAAACCAGGCAAAAGAG AATGCTAAAGTCATGATGTTTGTTATTGACAACCAGACGAGATCAGTTGCTTCTATGATAGAGTCTGCTCATATAGCTG GTACCAGGCGCAAACTGATCCTTATCCTCACCGAGCAGTCCCCACCAGGCAGCCTAGTGCTCGGTGAGCCTATATCGGAGAAAGAGTACCGGGACCTACAGCAAGGCCGCAACTACTTGCGGGACTTAGTCGAGATGCATGGCATACCCGTCTTCCATAGTATGCCCGAGGCCCTGGAAGTGACCAATCGCTGCCTCAAGGAAGATCTCTGGCCTCAGGATATCCGAGGTTGCCAGGACCTTGTCCAAGTGCCGCACCTTGCCCTTGGTGACAAGTACCT GAAAGTTCAAGAAGCATTTAAAAGCTTCTCTTCAGATGATGGGAAAGTTCGCATAAGAGAT GTCAAAATGGCATTCAAGGTGCTGACAGCGAGAGACCTCCCACAAGAATGTTTGGAGACACTCAGAAGCACACAGCAGCCCACTGTGGCTGGTATGATAGTTGAAGGGGATATGGAGGACATTCCCATCACATTTGATCAGTTCTGCCTCATCCTGTCAGAGTTCAAGCATCAG acCAAAAATGGCACCTGGCTTACAGAGTTCCTAACTTCCAtccagcgtctcttcagtcaAGTATATG ACCGCATTGTTCCAAGGTCAGCCCTATCTGGTGGAGCAGCAGATGCCCCGTTACCACCCTACTGGAGTCATGTTTACCTTGGAGGCTCCGTGAAAGACTGTAGTTGGAGAGATGATATTGCCATTCCCCTTCTCAA GAAACATGGACTGACACATTCCATCCCATTCCGTTCCCCGTGGAATGCCCGCCTGAGCCCCCTTGAGATGCACATCATAAACAGCGCTCAAGTATTGCTCTTCGTCATCACAAAAACGGCACGTTGTGTAGCCGAAATGCTTGTG GCGGTGCACTACGTTGGCCAAGGCTGCAATGTCGTTCTTTGTATTCAGTACCTGGAAAGTGATGTGGTCATTGATGGAGAAAGG CTCTCCGAACTGGCAGTTAAAGACTACAACCGTGGACGGATGTACCTCTCAGACTTGGCGACCAGAGCTGGAGTTCCTGTGTTCAGTGACATAAGTGAGGCAGTGCTGTGTGCTGCAGAAAGGTGCTGA